One stretch of Prunus persica cultivar Lovell chromosome G1, Prunus_persica_NCBIv2, whole genome shotgun sequence DNA includes these proteins:
- the LOC18790445 gene encoding uncharacterized protein LOC18790445, whose product MSGRTYVVIFFFWAALTLITPTLIFLSETSKPYLDSNGEKIEGIKARRMIEIMRYQRSRATTEAPAPTPTSDLKPALETRETNIGKGLLESLRLMIKNTKFKLT is encoded by the exons ATGAGTGGGAGAACCTACGTTGTGATATTCTTCTTCTGGGCTGCCCTCACTCTCATCACCCCCACACTCATTTTCCTCTCAGAGACTTCAAAACCCTACTTGGATTCAAATG GTGAGAAAATTGAAGGAATCAAGGCTAGAAGAATGATAGAAATCATGAGATATCAAAGAAGCAGAGCAACCACAGAAGCACCTGCACCAACTCCAACTTCAGACCTGAAACCAGCTTTGGAGACTAGAGAAACCAATATTGGAAAGGGCTTGTTAGAATCTTTGAGATTGATGATCAAAAATACCAAGTTCAAGTTAACGTGA
- the LOC18792938 gene encoding isoflavone reductase-like protein → MAEKSKVLIIGGTGYIGKFIVEASAKAGHPTFALVREATANDPAKSTLIRNFNNLGVTLLYGDLYDHESLVKAIKQVDVVISTVGHLVLADQTKIIAAIKEAGNVKRFFPSEFGNDVDRVHAVEPAKSAFAIKVQIRRAIEAEGIPYTYVSSNCFAGYFLPTLAQPGVSSPPRDKVIILGDGNPKAVFNKEEDIGTYTIRAVDDPRTLNKIVYIKPPGNIYSFNELVALWEKKIGKVLEKVYVPEDKLLQDIQEAPIPINVILAINHSVFVKGDHTNFEIEPSFGVEASELYPDVKYTPVEDYLDQFV, encoded by the exons ATGGCTGAGAAGAGCAAGGTTTTGATCATTGGAGGCACAGGCTACATTGGCAAGTTCATTGTTGAAGCCAGCGCAAAGGCTGGCCATCCAACCTTTGCTCTTGTCAGAGAGGCCACGGCCAACGACCCTGCCAAGTCCACCCTCATTCGCAATTTCAACAACTTGGGTGTCACTCTGCTCTAC GGGGATCTTTATGACCACGAGAGCTTGGTGAAGGCGATCAAACAGGTGGACGTGGTGATATCAACTGTAGGTCACTTGGTACTTGCTGACCAGACCAAGATCATTGCTGCCATTAAAGAAGCTGGAAATGTCAAG AGATTTTTTCCGTCGGAGTTTGGAAACGATGTGGATCGTGTGCATGCAGTGGAGCCAGCTAAGTCTGCATTTGCAATCAAAGTCCAAATCCGGCGTGCCATAGAGGCGGAGGGCATCCCCTACACTTACGTGTCCAGCAACTGCTTTGCTGGCTATTTTCTGCCCACTTTGGCACAGCCCGGCGTCAGCTCTCCACCCAGAGACAAAGTCATTATCTTAGGGGATGGAAATCCGAAGG CTGTCTTCAACAAGGAAGAGGACATTGGAACTTATACCATCAGGGCCGTTGATGACCCAAGAACATTGAACAAGATTGTCTACATCAAGCCACCCGGAAACATTTACTCATTCAATGAGCTTGTTGCCTTgtgggagaagaagattggcAAAGTCCTTGAAAAGGTCTATGTTCCAGAGGACAAGCTTCTCCAGGACATTCAAG AGGCCCCAATTCCAATCAATGTGATATTAGCAATCAACCACTCAGTGTTCGTGAAGGGAGATCATACCAACTTCGAGATCGAGCCATCGTTCGGAGTGGAGGCTTCTGAGCTGTACCCTGATGTCAAGTACACCCCTGTGGAAGACTACCTCGACCAATTTGTTTAG
- the LOC18789784 gene encoding uncharacterized protein LOC18789784: MGSLMAGWDSPVLNSKPDVCKRNQSLTKDEIEAYWRANNNELHQTTTTQEIKADDESGRKLQKSNTFPAAKTKETDIHETNAHKIRNNKGWWTLSNWAFLNEPPLSESASNTYASQFHVPKWAPKSDTPDQITT; the protein is encoded by the exons aTGGGTTCACTGATGGCAGGATGGGACTCACCCGTCCTAAATTCCAAACCAG ATGTGTGCAAGAGGAATCAATCACTCACCAAGGACGAGATTGAAGCTTACTGGAGAGCCAACAATAATGAATTACATCAAACCACCACTACTCAG GAAATCAAAGCTGATGATGAATCGGGAAGAAAATTACAGAAATCAAACACTTTTCCTGCAGCCAAAACTAAGGAGACAGATATTCATGAAACAAACGCtcacaaaatcagaaacaacAAGGGCTG GTGGACTTTAAGCAATTGGGCATTTCTGAATGAACCCCCTCTGTCGGAAAGCGCTTCCAACACGTACGCGTCACAGTTCCACGTACCCAAATGGGCCCCCAAATCAGACACTCCTGACCAAATTACTACTTGA
- the LOC18790235 gene encoding putative pectinesterase 11: MATTMMIKCFFAMAIILHAFVAFSKAEADTTQGSTAVLITVDQSGKGDYKKIQDAIDAVPSNNVDLVFIRVRRGVYEEKISVPADKPFITISGTKANDTIITWNDGGEIFESPTFSVLASDFIGRYLTIQNTYGAGGKAVALRVSGDRAAFYGCKILSYQDTLLDDTGRHYYNNCYIEGATDFICGNAASFFERCHLHSISGGAGAITAQRRMSPSEDTGFTFFSCKISGVKTAMLGRPWGGYSRVVFAFTYMSNAILPQGWDDWGNSPDQLSTVYYGQYRCSGAGAATSKRVEWARNLTGEEAAPFLTKDSIDGKAWIRSAPTSFKKKAFSTKT, from the exons ATGGCGACCACGATGATGATCAAGTGCTTCTTTGCCATGGCCATAATATTGCATGCTTTTGTGGCTTTTTCTAAAGCAGAAGCAGACACAACCCAGGGGTCAACAGCCGTTCTCATCACGGTTGACCAGTCAGGCAAAGGAGATTACAAGAAAATACAAGATGCCATTGATGCCGTGCCGTCTAATAACGTGGATCTTGTGTTTATTAGGGTTAGGCGTGGAGTGTACGAAGAAAAAATTAGTGTGCCCGCTGACAAACCCTTCATTACAATAAGTGGCACAAAGGCAAACGACACCATAATAACATGGAACGACGGTGGGGAGATATTTGAATCTCCAACTTTCTCTGTTTTGGCTTCTGATTTTATAGGCCGCTATCTCACAATTCAG AACACTTACGGAGCGGGTGGCAAAGCAGTGGCGCTAAGGGTGTCGGGAGATAGAGCAGCATTTTATGGGTGCAAAATATTGTCTTATCAGGACACCCTACTTGATGACACCGGCAGGCACTACTACAACAACTGTTATATTGAAGGAGCTACTGATTTTATATGTGGAAAtgctgcttctttttttgag AGGTGTCATTTGCATTCAATTTCGGGAGGAGCAGGAGCCATAACAGCTCAACGAAGGATGTCACCTTCAGAGGACACAGGGTTCACCTTCTTCAGCTGCAAAATCAGTGGCGTCAAAACGGCAATGTTAGGAAGACCGTGGGGTGGCTATTCAAGAGTCGTCTTTGCCTTCACTTACATGTCCAATGCCATACTTCCACAAGGTTGGGACGACTGGGGAAACTCACCCGACCAATTaag TACGGTTTACTATGGGCAATATAGATGTTCTGGAGCTGGAGCTGCAACATCAAAAAGAGTTGAATGGGCACGTAACCTTACGGGTGAAGAAGCTGCACCCTTCTTAACCAAGGACTCCATCGATGGCAAAGCTTGGATAAGATCAGCCCCAACCAGCTTCAAGAAGAAAGCATTTTCTACTAAGACTTAA
- the LOC18790886 gene encoding putative pectinesterase 11 encodes MAMLFFYAFMVMMGVLSQAHPTPPISLTVDQSGKGDYTKIQDAIDAVPSNNAVPVSIWVRPGVYQEKVYVPADKPFITMSGTNAEQTIVTWNQAGWINQTAVFAVWASDFTGRQLTIQNTYGTGDKTVALRVSGDRAAFYGCKILSHQDALFDEIGKHYYKDCFIQGDTDFIFGSADSLYANCHLHTLSGQNGAITAQRRTSPSEESGFTFLWCNITGVKTALLGRPWGPYARVVFAYTQMSNVILPQGWDSWGLSPYNLSNVFYGEYNCFGPGAVTTQRVNWAHKLTTREFAHFMAQASALRRTIIGSDGGGGKRGASTPIGGEGNKANVEQALASAAGLTIE; translated from the exons ATGGCCATGCTCTTCTTCTATGCTTTCATGGTGATGATGGGTGTGCTCTCTCAAGCACACCCAACACCACCAATTTCTCTAACCGTCGATCAGTCCGGCAAAGGTGACTATACTAAAATACAAGACGCTATTGATGCCGTGCCGTCTAACAACGCCGTGCCTGTGTCGATTTGGGTTCGACCTGGTGTCTACCAAGAAAAAGTTTATGTGCCTGCAGACAAACCCTTTATAACAATGAGTGGCACAAACGCAGAGCAGACCATAGTAACATGGAACCAAGCCGGATGGATAAATCAAACCGCAGTCTTTGCTGTGTGGGCTTCTGATTTTACAGGACGCCAACTCACAATTcag AATACATATGGAACCGGTGACAAAACAGTGGCACTAAGAGTATCAGGAGACAGAGCAGCATTCTATGGGTGCAAAATTTTGTCCCATCAAGATGCGTTATTTGACGAGATTGGCAAGCACTACTACAAAGACTGCTTCATTCAAGGAGACACTGATTTTATATTTGGAAGTGCTGATTCTTTATATGCG AATTGTCACTTGCATACACTTTCGGGTCAAAACGGAGCTATAACGGCCCAACGACGAACTTCTCCTTCAGAGGAATCTGGGTTCACCTTTTTGTGGTGCAACATCACCGGCGTCAAAACGGCACTCTTGGGAAGGCCATGGGGGCCATATGCCAGAGTCGTATTTGCCTACACTCAAATGTCAAACGTGATTCTGCCACAAGGTTGGGACAGTTGGGGGCTATCACCCTACAACTTAAG TAACGTTTTCTATGGGGAATACAACTGTTTTGGACCGGGAGCCGTGACAACACAAAGAGTTAATTGGGCACACAAGCTTACCACCAGAGAATTTGCACACTTCATGGCTCAGGCTAGTGCCCTTCGGCGTACAATTATTGGTAGCGACGGAGGAGGAGGGAAACGTGGAGCTTCCACTCCCATTGGAGGAGAAGGAAACAAAGCCAACGTGGAGCAGGCTCTCGCTTCAGCTGCAGGGCTCACCATTGAGTAG
- the LOC18788257 gene encoding tubby-like F-box protein 5, translating into MSLKKIFHELLELRDDMGKKSRRAERKHTRRRAKSHIAPEQSLSSLPSPELVQQSQWANLPPELLLDIIQRLEASETSWPARRDVVACASVCRSWREITKEIVKTPEQCGWLTFPISLKQPGPRDAPIQCFIKRERETSTYRLYLGLSPALSGDMSKLLLAARKIRRATSTGFVISLVADEFSRASNTYVGKLRSNFLGSKFTIYDSQPPQNPAIQTNCRSHRRINSKQVSPRVPAGCFSVASVSYELNILRTRGPRRMQCTMQSIPITAVQEGGFAPTPTELSTCLNQKCSPLSTSQGKKPLANLGSSSTTLDLEHGMKDPLILKNKSPRWHEQLQCWCLNFKGRVTVASVKNFQLVASAEPCQNVSLAEQEKVILQFGKIGKDIFTMDYRYPLSAFQAFAICLSSFDTKPACE; encoded by the exons ATGTCactcaaaaaaatatttcacgAGCTACTGGAGCTCAGAGATGACATGGGGAAAAAATCAAGAAGGGCAGAGAGAAAGCATACGCGTCGCCGAGCAAAATCACACATTGCCCCTGAACAGTCATTATCTTCATTGCCATCACCTGAATTGGTTCAACAGAGCCAATGGGCAAACTTGCCCCCCGAGTTGCTTCTTGACATAATTCAACGCTTGGAAGCGAGCGAGACCTCCTGGCCTGCTCGGAGAGATGTCGTTGCCTGTGCTTCGGTTTGCAGgtcatggagggagattacaAAAGAGATAGTCAAGACTCCAGAGCAATGTGGCTGGCTTACCTTCCCTATCTCACTGAAGCAG CCGGGTCCAAGAGATGCTCCGATCCAGTGCTTTATtaagagggaaagagaaaccTCGACATATCGACTGTATCTTGGTCTAAGCCCTG CTCTGTCTGGGGACATGAGTAAGCTATTGCTGGCAGCGAGAAAGATCAGACGGGCAACTAGTACAGGTTTTGTGATATCTTTGGTTGCAGATGAATTTTCTCGAGCAAGCAATACCTATGTTGGAAAACTAAG GTCTAATTTTCTGGGGTCCAAGTTTACCATTTATGACAGTCAGCCTCCACAAAACCCAGCAATCCAAACAAATTGTAGGTCACATCGCAGAATCAATTCAAAGCAGGTATCTCCAAGGGTACCTGCCGGCTGTTTTAGTGTTGCTTCTGTATCTTATGAACTCAATATCCTCCGAACAAGGGGCCCAAGGAGAATGCAATGCACCATGCAATCAATCCCCATAACAGCAGTTCAAGAAGGGGGCTTTGCTCCAACTCCAACAGAGTTATCAACTTGCTTAAACCAGAAATGCTCTCCATTGTCCACTTCGCAAGGGAAGAAGCCACTTGCTAACTTGGGCTCTAGTAGTACCACACTGGATTTGGAACATGGCATGAAGGATCCGctcattttgaaaaataaatcccCTCGATGGCATGAACAGCTGCAGTGTTGGTGTCTAAACTTTAAGGGTCGTGTTACAGTGGCATCCGTGAAGAATTTCCAGCTGGTGGCTTCTGCAGAGCCTTGCCAAAATGTTTCATTGGCTGAACAAGAGAAAGTAATCCTGCAATTCGGGAAGATCGGTAAAGACATTTTCACTATGGATTATCGCTACCCTCTCTCTGCTTTCCAAGCTTTCGCAATTTGCTTGAGCAGCTTTGACACGAAACCAGCCTGTGAATGA
- the LOC18789166 gene encoding proteoglycan 4, which produces MADKSKSFRFRFSLRKRGSQRGSQVEPEPRPVAKAQIPAQTTTNVPVERPPFRPAGIAPVKSSPSQAQAPSRTEHPPQSPSPSRANESRKPSGSTTETQFQVESSPPSPSRVASQPIQAASQVSSPQTQPQPTVPESSWLPSVSAQPPSPASQPEPKEAIPQPNAEIVTSETISNASREITVQTHPALAVAETIASPEKVDPDTIGRDQKQLPESETESKEGKKVVQVLTKEEKTNDPGYGEPMQETVIQFHAAVTGSGEHTQGPVGVASQAEEQHEKQETSDRTETFTTTSSSSKPIKTPKDRSTSKMSFQKIVSSTAEQAPPHKEIREDARKLHKQGTGNQMLENLVSVITLTGENKGASMHSSSEPVKEEESVHIHRRYKSNPDDSLESTTDEVNNKDRSFEDGKIHDDQQTGAFINSNVQSINNAIVFNSFVTEGNSGVEVVFPQNPAESIKSNGKSEPLETHNAKFTVRRRCLRGLFLEPSDSDPDNPEKPRRHGCRYSCGGKRTD; this is translated from the coding sequence ATGGCAGACAAAAGCAAATCGTTTCGCTTTAGGTTCTCTTTGCGTAAGCGTGGTTCTCAGCGTGGTTCTCAAGTAGAACCAGAGCCACGTCCAGTGGCTAAAGCCCAAATCCCCGCCCAGACAACCACCAATGTCCCTGTAGAGCGACCGCCATTTCGGCCTGCAGGAATTGCCCCTGTGAAGTCCTCTCCTTCCCAAGCTCAGGCACCATCAAGAACTGagcatcctccacaatcaccATCTCCATCTCGTGCAAATGAGTCCCGAAAACCATCTGGTTCAACAACTGAAACTCAATTTCAGGTTGAATCTTCTCCACCATCACCATCTCGTGTAGCTTCTCAACCCATCCAAGCAGCATCACAAGTATCATCCCCTCAGACTCAACCACAGCCCACCGTTCCAGAGAGCTCTTGGCTTCCTTCCGTTTCTGCTCAACCCCCATCACCTGCCTCTCAACCAGAACCAAAGGAAGCAATACCTCAACCAAATGCAGAAATCGTTACGTCTGAAACTATTTCCAATGCTTCAAGAGAAATCACCGTTCAAACTCATCCAGCTTTGGCAGTAGCAGAAACAATTGCTTCACCTGAGAAGGTTGATCCTGATACCATTGGTAGAGATCAAAAGCAGCTTCCAGAATCAGAGACAGAGTCAAAAGAGGGGAAGAAAGTAGTGCAAGTGCTgaccaaagaagaaaagaccaACGATCCAGGTTATGGAGAACCAATGCAAGAAACAGTCATTCAATTTCATGCTGCAGTAACAGGCTCAGGAGAGCACACTCAAGGGCCGGTTGGAGTTGCATCGCAAGCAGAGGAACAGCACGAGAAGCAAGAAACTTCAGATAGAACGGAGACTTTTACCACCACCAGCTCCAGTTCGAAACCGATCAAAACTCCAAAAGACAGAAGCACCTCAAAGATGTCTTTTCAAAAGATAGTTTCGTCAACTGCAGAACAAGCTCCCCCACATAAAGAAATCAGAGAAGATGCTCGCAAACTTCATAAGCAGGGCACTGGGAACCAAATGCTTGAAAATCTAGTTAGCGTCATCACCCTAACTGGTGAAAACAAAGGAGCATCAATGCACTCAAGCTCAGAACcagtaaaagaagaagaatccgTTCACATACACCGCAGATATAAGAGCAATCCAGATGACAGCCTTGAATCCACTACTGATGAGGTAAACAACAAGGATAGAAGTTTCGAGGACGGGAAGATTCATGATGATCAACAAACGGGTGCATTTATCAACAGCAATGTACAGAGCATCAATAACGCTATTGTGTTCAATAGTTTTGTCACAGAAGGGAACTCCGGTGTTGAGGTGGTTTTTCCTCAAAACCCTGCAGAATCCATCAAGTCAAATGGTAAATCAGAGCCCCTTGAAACACACAACGCTAAATTCACCGTCAGACGGCGATGCCTTAGAGGGCTCTTCTTGGAACCAAGTGACTCAGACCCAGATAACCCTGAAAAGCCTCGACGTCATGGCTGCCGCTATAGTTGTGGGGGAAAGAGAACAGACTGA
- the LOC18790742 gene encoding CBS domain-containing protein CBSX3, mitochondrial codes for MQGISRAVRSCQQILKAAILQHAQGREIAGIEKIVSSLKWVTSPPAQQKGLENVTVADVLMTKDEQTGPWLWCHTNDVVIDAVKNMAKNNVGSLVVLKPGEQQYIAGIITERDYLRKIIAQERSPNHTRVGEIMTNENKLITVTSDTNILQAMQLMTENQIRHVPVIDGKIVGMISIKDVVRAVVEQQSGELKQLNEYIKGKYY; via the exons ATGCAAGGAATTTCCAGGGCCGTTCGATCATGCCAGCAAATACTCAAGGCTGCAATTTTACAGCATGCACAGGGGAGAGAAATTGCTGGAATTGAAAAGATAGTTTCTAGTTTAAAATGGGTTACCTCTCCACCTGCACAGCAGAAAGGATTAGAGAATGTGACTGTGGCAGATGTTCTGATGACAAAAGATGAACAAACTGGACCTTGGCTCTGGTGCCACACAAACGACGTTGTAATTGATGCCGTCAAAAAT ATGGCTAAAAACAATGTCGGGTCATTAGTGGTACTGAAGCCAGGAGAGCAACAATACATTGCAGGGATCATCACAGAAAGAG ACTATTTGAGGAAGATAATTGCACAGGAAAGGTCGCCCAATCACACTAGAGTTGGAGAAATTATGACTAATGAG AACAAATTAATAACAGTGACATCTGACACAAACATTCTTCAAGCAATGCAACTTATGACAG AGAATCAAATAAGGCATGTTCCAGTTATAGATGGGAAGATAGTTGGCATGATTTCAATCAAAGATGTAGTTCGAGCAGTAGTGGAGCAGCAAAGTGGGGAATTAAAGCAACTGAACGAGtacataaaaggaaaatactatTAG
- the LOC18792506 gene encoding protein RADIALIS-like 6, with translation MASLSSSRNSSWTPKQNKLFEKALAVYDKDTQDRWHNVAKAVGGKSVEEVKRHYEILVQDLMHIESGQVPIPNYKGTGSSGSRGIGDEQRLMKNLKI, from the exons ATGgcatctctctcttcctcaagGAACTCCTCCTGGACACCAAAGCAGAACAAATTATTTGAGAAGGCTCTGGCTGTGTATGACAAGGACACACAAGACCGCTGGCATAATGTGGCCAAGGCTGTGGGTGGAAAATCTGTAGAGGAAGTAAAGAGGCACTATGAGATTCTGGTGCAGGATCTCATGCATATAGAATCTGGCCAAGTCCCAATACCCAATTATAAGGGCACTGGAAGCAGCGGCAGCAGAGGAATTGGTGATGAGCAGAG GCTTATGAAAAACCTAAAGATCTGA
- the LOC18791009 gene encoding peroxiredoxin-2E-1, chloroplastic, which translates to MAASVNNIAATFATVPKTSSPSSSSSSSNPHQTKLSLSLSHKSISTPWNLHKTLPRSQRSSLLNLYGPPGPPPNGSISTVHPRPLMITPKPSRPFSVCIGDKLPNITLSYLDPNDGAKLISLSTLCKGKRVVLVGVSAPFSPHCTRFMKRVESARGKSSDLIACVAASDVFVMRAWGENLAVGDRVMMLSDGRGELGNALGVSLNLNTTTNACLVTFNGVIKSVEFDKEEGSLVATKSMAH; encoded by the coding sequence ATGGCTGCCTCTGTTAACAACATTGCAGCTACATTTGCAACAGTACCAAAAACATCCTCTCCAAGTtcatcgtcttcttcttcaaatccTCACCAAACAAAGCTCTCTCTTTCACTATCCCACAAATCCATCTCAACCCCTTGGAACCTACACAAAACCCTCCCTAGGTCCCAAAGATCCTCCCTTCTCAACCTCTATGGCCCACCGGGCCCACCCCCGAATGGCTCCATCTCCACCGTCCATCCCCGCCCCCTGATGATCACCCCAAAACCAAGCAGACCCTTCTCAGTTTGCATAGGCGATAAGCTCCCAAACATAACCCTCTCTTACCTCGACCCAAACGACGGGGCCAagctcatctctctctcaacccTCTGCAAAGGCAAGAGAGTCGTTTTGGTGGGTGTTTCGGCGCCGTTCTCTCCGCATTGCACTCGGTTCATGAAACGGGTTGAATCGGCGAGAGGTAAGAGCTCGGACTTGATCGCCTGCGTCGCGGCCAGCGACGTGTTTGTGATGAGGGCGTGGGGTGAGAATCTGGCCGTTGGGGATAGGGTCATGATGTTATCCGACGGACGTGGAGAGTTAGGCAATGCACTTGGtgtctctctcaatctcaacACGACGACTAACGCTTGTTTGGTTACCTTCAACGGTGTGATCAAAAGCGTTGAGTTTGACAAAGAAGAAGGTAGTCTCGTTGCTACCAAATCCATGGCCCACTGA